Proteins encoded in a region of the Acetomicrobium thermoterrenum DSM 13490 genome:
- a CDS encoding F0F1 ATP synthase subunit gamma encodes MPEGRGRRRRRSTIEEMIIKTQEKLEKTKKRFINKHTNEIIDMFTQIVESARLDTFDVLNDYISINNENERKKFVQELVINAARNIDADSQS; translated from the coding sequence TTGCCGGAAGGTAGAGGTAGAAGACGAAGAAGAAGCACTATAGAGGAAATGATTATTAAAACACAAGAAAAACTGGAAAAAACCAAGAAAAGATTTATCAACAAGCATACCAATGAGATCATTGATATGTTCACTCAGATTGTTGAATCAGCAAGACTGGACACATTCGATGTACTTAATGACTATATTAGCATAAACAATGAAAATGAACGCAAGAAATTTGTCCAAGAACTCGTTATTAACGCAGCTCGTAATATCGACGCCGACTCTCAATCATAA
- a CDS encoding cold-shock protein: MKTQGTVKWFNESKGYGFITADGGKDVFVHYSAIQQDGFKTLAEGQRVSFEIVQGSKGPQASEVSAL; the protein is encoded by the coding sequence GTGAAAACACAGGGTACAGTCAAATGGTTCAACGAGTCCAAAGGTTATGGTTTCATCACAGCAGACGGCGGTAAGGACGTTTTCGTTCATTACAGCGCAATCCAGCAAGATGGTTTCAAAACATTAGCTGAAGGTCAGAGAGTTTCTTTTGAGATAGTCCAGGGAAGCAAAGGGCCACAGGCTTCTGAAGTATCGGCTCTATAA
- a CDS encoding tRNA-binding protein: protein MDTINYEQFVAVDMRVGKIVKVEYNEKAKKPAYKLWVDFGGEIGVKQSSAQVTELYSPQALQGKLVVAVVNFPPKIVAGFKSEILVLGVPNDEGKVLLLSVDDNPPLGSRVF, encoded by the coding sequence GTGGATACTATAAACTATGAGCAGTTTGTTGCTGTGGATATGAGAGTGGGAAAAATAGTGAAAGTTGAATATAACGAAAAGGCCAAAAAGCCTGCGTATAAATTATGGGTCGATTTCGGCGGCGAGATTGGAGTTAAGCAATCTAGCGCCCAGGTCACAGAGCTTTATTCGCCTCAGGCTTTGCAGGGAAAATTGGTAGTCGCTGTTGTAAATTTCCCCCCGAAAATTGTAGCGGGCTTTAAAAGCGAGATCCTGGTTCTTGGCGTTCCCAATGATGAAGGAAAGGTACTTTTGTTATCCGTTGACGACAACCCTCCTTTGGGGTCGAGAGTGTTTTAA
- a CDS encoding TRAP transporter permease — protein sequence MRSFTGPLRSFVYVYIVCMGLFHLYTAVFGSLEAYLQRNVHLLWVLPLTFLLFPPTKQSPKDRVPWFDWLLAFLATLPGLYVIFNYESIIYRMIQVDPVTVTQIVIGTLLVVLLLEGTRRVVGLPLAIIGALFALYMYFGHYMPGIFRAYPFSFDRIIEHFYLTDEGIFSSPLGISATYVMIFLIFGGFLEKSGTGTYFMELAEAFAGHSPGGPAKISVLSSAFFGSISGSAVANVYATGAFTIPLMKRTGYSPTFAGAVEAVASTGGQIMPPLMGAGAFIMAAFLGVPYRNIMIAAFVPAVLYYVAVLVMVHIRALKIGLKGLPREELPSRANVIKKSYLLIPLGGLVVMLLYGYTPMRAAVISIALAWAMSLFDKHYRMGPRAVIDAIHDGSKNIFIVAIACATAGIVVGSVTLTGFGFKVVSFIFSLAMNLPFLALLLVMALSIILGMGLPTTAAYIVASALTVPALVKLGFTALAANMFVFYFAVISNITPPVALAAYAASSLAGANPDKTGFQAMRLGLLAFVVPFAFCYDGGLLLQGNAVSNILVLLGGLFSAVALGCALEGYSNKPIGLLSRSLFLVFGVCCLWPMATIKLIGIVAIITLFVLARRGSFHKNDM from the coding sequence TTGAGGAGTTTTACTGGTCCTTTGAGATCTTTTGTTTACGTATATATAGTGTGCATGGGCTTGTTCCATCTTTATACAGCCGTATTTGGATCTCTTGAAGCCTATTTACAACGAAATGTGCATTTACTATGGGTATTGCCTTTGACATTTTTGTTATTTCCTCCAACTAAGCAAAGTCCAAAGGATAGAGTTCCCTGGTTTGATTGGTTGCTGGCTTTTTTGGCCACGCTGCCGGGTTTATATGTAATATTTAATTACGAATCTATAATTTATAGAATGATCCAAGTTGATCCTGTAACCGTTACTCAGATAGTAATTGGGACGTTGCTCGTTGTTCTTTTGCTTGAAGGAACGCGACGGGTGGTGGGTTTGCCTTTAGCGATTATTGGGGCACTTTTTGCTTTGTACATGTATTTTGGTCATTACATGCCCGGAATATTTAGAGCCTATCCTTTTTCCTTTGATAGGATCATAGAACATTTCTATCTCACCGATGAAGGTATCTTTTCCTCCCCCTTGGGCATATCGGCAACTTACGTGATGATCTTTCTAATATTTGGAGGATTTTTGGAGAAATCGGGGACAGGCACATACTTTATGGAGTTGGCTGAGGCATTTGCGGGACATTCTCCTGGCGGGCCGGCCAAAATTTCTGTCTTAAGTTCAGCATTTTTCGGCTCAATATCCGGATCGGCAGTGGCCAATGTTTATGCGACTGGCGCTTTTACTATACCTCTTATGAAGCGGACGGGATATTCGCCAACCTTTGCAGGTGCCGTCGAGGCGGTTGCCAGTACGGGTGGGCAAATAATGCCCCCTTTAATGGGAGCAGGCGCTTTTATAATGGCAGCTTTTTTGGGGGTTCCTTATAGGAATATCATGATTGCTGCTTTCGTCCCGGCGGTTTTGTATTACGTAGCCGTGTTGGTGATGGTGCATATTAGGGCCTTGAAGATAGGGTTGAAAGGTCTTCCCCGCGAAGAACTTCCGTCGCGTGCCAACGTCATCAAGAAGTCGTATCTTTTAATTCCACTCGGCGGATTGGTCGTGATGCTTTTATATGGTTACACACCCATGAGAGCAGCTGTCATTAGCATAGCCTTGGCCTGGGCAATGTCTCTTTTCGATAAACACTATCGCATGGGTCCAAGGGCAGTTATCGATGCCATTCACGACGGATCTAAGAACATTTTTATCGTTGCCATAGCATGTGCTACTGCTGGAATTGTCGTCGGTTCTGTGACCCTAACGGGTTTTGGCTTTAAAGTCGTAAGTTTTATATTCTCCTTGGCCATGAACCTTCCGTTTTTGGCGCTATTGTTAGTAATGGCACTCTCTATTATTCTGGGTATGGGGCTTCCTACAACTGCAGCATATATAGTAGCATCGGCATTGACAGTTCCCGCTCTTGTTAAATTAGGGTTTACGGCTTTGGCGGCAAATATGTTTGTGTTTTATTTTGCAGTTATATCTAACATCACGCCTCCCGTTGCATTGGCTGCCTATGCCGCTAGTTCCCTTGCAGGCGCCAATCCTGATAAGACCGGATTCCAGGCGATGAGGTTGGGTCTTTTGGCTTTTGTAGTTCCCTTCGCTTTTTGCTACGATGGCGGTCTTTTATTGCAGGGCAATGCAGTTTCCAACATATTGGTCCTTCTGGGCGGCTTATTTTCTGCCGTTGCATTAGGTTGTGCTTTGGAAGGTTATTCAAATAAGCCAATAGGTCTTTTATCAAGAAGCTTGTTTTTGGTTTTCGGTGTATGTTGTCTGTGGCCTATGGCTACAATAAAATTAATTGGCATTGTGGCTATAATAACGCTTTTTGTCCTTGCTCGAAGGGGCAGCTTTCATAAAAACGATATGTGA
- a CDS encoding TAXI family TRAP transporter solute-binding subunit → MKVRKIIVFLITLLFLSSVGSFAFAAKSDWPQQLRFPSGPPGGTWFALGGAISDMWTKNVIHVGSGSGGGTSNIVSVARGQADLGLSVTSALGAAVKGIDPFKEPVKGVSLFANLYRQYTYFIMRKDYAEAQGVKSVKDIVEKKLPIRFATLKPGTSSEMAIRGIFERGYGVTWDDMKKWGASIQFASYSDGADLLADNHLDCFAFQVGRISPVIMDIESRVDVVLLPVDEEARSAMSEVYGTTTFNIEAGLYKGAQEPVPTVGDYTCIVVRDTLPEDLVYELAKALWENKESLAEAFADIKELNPKEAITEGVPAHPGSIKFWSEVK, encoded by the coding sequence ATGAAGGTCAGAAAGATTATAGTATTCTTGATTACCCTGTTGTTCTTAAGTAGCGTTGGATCTTTTGCTTTTGCGGCGAAAAGCGATTGGCCTCAGCAGTTGAGGTTCCCCTCTGGTCCTCCAGGAGGTACATGGTTCGCTTTAGGAGGCGCCATTTCGGATATGTGGACCAAAAACGTGATTCATGTCGGCAGCGGCAGCGGTGGGGGAACGAGCAATATCGTTAGTGTTGCGAGAGGCCAAGCGGATCTTGGTCTTTCTGTGACATCGGCTTTGGGTGCAGCAGTCAAAGGTATAGACCCTTTTAAGGAGCCCGTTAAGGGGGTAAGTCTTTTCGCAAACCTTTACAGGCAGTATACCTATTTTATTATGCGTAAAGATTATGCCGAAGCCCAGGGCGTCAAGTCCGTCAAGGATATAGTCGAGAAGAAGCTGCCCATTCGTTTTGCCACGTTGAAGCCCGGAACTTCCTCCGAAATGGCAATCCGCGGTATTTTCGAAAGGGGTTATGGTGTAACCTGGGATGATATGAAAAAATGGGGAGCATCGATACAGTTTGCATCCTATTCGGATGGCGCTGATCTGTTGGCAGACAACCATCTGGACTGCTTTGCCTTTCAGGTAGGAAGAATTTCTCCTGTAATTATGGATATCGAAAGTCGCGTTGACGTAGTTTTGCTTCCTGTCGACGAGGAAGCCCGCAGTGCCATGTCGGAAGTATATGGCACCACAACATTTAATATAGAAGCAGGATTATATAAAGGAGCACAGGAGCCGGTGCCCACGGTAGGCGACTATACCTGTATTGTTGTAAGAGATACCCTACCCGAGGATCTGGTATATGAACTTGCGAAAGCACTGTGGGAAAACAAGGAAAGTCTGGCGGAAGCCTTTGCCGATATCAAGGAGTTAAATCCCAAGGAAGCAATCACCGAAGGAGTGCCGGCTCATCCCGGAAGCATAAAATTTTGGTCGGAAGTTAAATAA
- a CDS encoding DUF5362 family protein, whose amino-acid sequence MGKTLRIIGIVGIILGILIMIPIVTIPSGIAICINGIVLYAIGRIYDDVRAIKDKLNLP is encoded by the coding sequence ATGGGTAAAACGTTAAGGATAATCGGGATAGTAGGAATAATCTTAGGAATTCTGATCATGATACCGATAGTGACGATCCCATCCGGGATAGCCATATGCATTAACGGGATAGTTCTTTACGCAATTGGAAGAATATACGACGACGTAAGGGCAATCAAAGACAAGTTAAACCTCCCTTGA
- the hisD gene encoding histidinol dehydrogenase produces MQFLKRFDESKAKELMDEVRERVEDILNQIRLEGWDALTRICESLDGLAPSKIKPDEIQEAWQKLSTEMKEALKVAEKNIRSFHRAQREILKDFTCDIDEEIKAGMRFIPVKSAAVYVPGGRYPLPSTVLMGVIPAQEAGVERIAVLTPPGREGRPNSVTLAAMGMLGIREAWAIGGAQAIAAVAFGAGDIKQADIVVGPGNAYVTEAKRQVFGIVGIDGLAGPSEVMIVADSNADPKFLAADMVAQLEHDPSARAMLLTTDESIAKRAIGEVYKLLDNIRTSSVASVAWENGGAVAVGTLEEISRMANEVAPEHLELAVEKPESVLELFTCYGAAFLGNYSPVPFGDYIAGTNHILPTGRSAKFQGGLWVGTFLRPLQHLCASKKAALNLARHGARIADAEGLAAHSLSMRMRGLY; encoded by the coding sequence GTGCAATTTCTAAAACGTTTTGACGAATCTAAAGCAAAGGAATTAATGGATGAGGTTCGCGAAAGAGTAGAGGATATATTAAATCAGATTAGGCTGGAAGGTTGGGATGCCCTGACCAGGATATGCGAGTCCTTAGATGGACTTGCACCTTCAAAGATAAAACCAGATGAAATCCAAGAAGCTTGGCAAAAATTGTCCACTGAGATGAAAGAAGCCTTAAAAGTTGCAGAGAAAAACATTAGGTCCTTTCATAGGGCTCAAAGAGAAATATTAAAAGACTTTACATGCGATATAGACGAAGAGATAAAGGCGGGAATGAGATTTATTCCCGTAAAAAGCGCTGCCGTTTATGTCCCCGGAGGCAGATACCCCTTGCCCAGCACGGTTTTGATGGGAGTAATACCTGCACAAGAAGCCGGAGTAGAAAGGATTGCGGTTTTAACTCCTCCCGGCAGGGAAGGCAGGCCTAATTCGGTTACGCTTGCCGCTATGGGAATGCTTGGCATAAGGGAAGCTTGGGCCATTGGAGGTGCACAGGCAATAGCGGCCGTTGCCTTTGGGGCTGGTGATATAAAACAGGCGGATATCGTCGTCGGGCCAGGCAACGCCTATGTCACGGAAGCTAAAAGGCAAGTTTTCGGCATCGTTGGCATAGATGGGCTGGCCGGTCCGAGCGAAGTGATGATAGTTGCCGACAGCAATGCAGATCCGAAGTTCCTAGCCGCCGACATGGTAGCCCAACTCGAACACGACCCCAGCGCAAGGGCTATGCTATTGACCACAGATGAATCCATTGCCAAAAGGGCGATAGGAGAAGTTTATAAACTGCTTGATAATATAAGGACTTCATCCGTGGCTTCTGTAGCGTGGGAAAATGGCGGGGCTGTCGCTGTAGGTACATTGGAGGAAATTTCACGGATGGCCAATGAGGTTGCTCCGGAACATCTGGAACTGGCCGTTGAAAAGCCTGAATCCGTGCTTGAGCTTTTTACTTGTTACGGCGCTGCCTTCCTTGGAAATTATTCTCCCGTACCCTTTGGTGATTATATAGCGGGCACAAACCATATTTTGCCAACAGGAAGGTCGGCGAAATTCCAAGGCGGTTTATGGGTTGGCACCTTTCTTCGCCCTCTGCAGCATTTATGTGCCTCCAAAAAAGCAGCCCTCAACCTAGCACGGCATGGAGCAAGAATTGCCGATGCTGAGGGTTTGGCTGCTCATAGCCTGTCTATGCGCATGCGTGGTCTGTATTGA
- a CDS encoding M20 metallopeptidase family protein, which produces MFTLTLMNRAAEIRDWMKEVRRDFHKHPELSTEERRTREKIKDYLKDLEIPFKTFEHHYGIVGFIKGNGDNTIALRADMDALPIQDKKEVEYASQNTGVMHACGHDAHMSILLGAAKLLKEVKDHLQGNVLLVFQPAEETVGGAKQMIEDGVLDKNVKAIFGLHVSTEIPTGKIGIRFHQMNAASDVLTLRVLGKSTHGAYPHEGIDAIVIAGQLICALQTIVSRATDPRDSAVLTFGTINGGSQNNIVADEVTLTGTLRTLSPKTREMLNDKIAQYVELIPKAMGGQGVLERIKGYPALINHPAWAQLVVDTSISLLGENSVLELEKPSMGVEDFAYFLERVPGAFYQLGCRNEERGITHPGHNDLFDIDEECLPIGAALQAGCVLNSLSRLS; this is translated from the coding sequence ATGTTCACTCTAACCTTGATGAATAGGGCAGCAGAAATTAGGGATTGGATGAAAGAAGTCAGAAGAGATTTTCATAAACACCCTGAACTTTCGACAGAGGAGAGGCGAACAAGGGAAAAGATAAAGGACTACCTAAAGGATTTAGAAATTCCCTTCAAGACATTTGAACATCATTACGGAATAGTAGGGTTTATAAAAGGAAACGGAGACAATACAATTGCCCTCCGCGCTGATATGGATGCTTTGCCAATCCAGGACAAAAAAGAAGTGGAATATGCCTCACAAAATACGGGCGTTATGCATGCCTGCGGTCATGATGCTCATATGTCGATATTGCTCGGAGCAGCAAAATTGTTAAAAGAAGTTAAGGACCACCTGCAGGGCAACGTCCTTTTGGTCTTTCAGCCGGCCGAAGAGACGGTAGGCGGGGCCAAGCAGATGATAGAAGATGGTGTGCTGGATAAAAACGTCAAGGCTATCTTCGGACTCCACGTTTCTACGGAAATACCGACGGGAAAGATCGGTATAAGATTTCATCAAATGAACGCCGCTTCAGACGTCCTGACCCTTAGGGTATTGGGTAAAAGCACTCATGGCGCCTATCCGCACGAAGGCATTGATGCCATAGTAATAGCAGGGCAACTAATCTGTGCTTTGCAAACAATCGTTAGCAGGGCGACGGATCCCAGAGATTCTGCCGTATTGACCTTCGGAACAATAAACGGTGGCAGTCAAAATAACATCGTAGCGGATGAGGTAACGCTGACCGGCACCTTGAGAACTCTATCGCCAAAAACTCGCGAGATGCTAAACGATAAAATAGCGCAATATGTGGAACTGATTCCAAAAGCCATGGGAGGACAGGGGGTTTTGGAAAGGATCAAAGGATACCCGGCCTTAATAAATCATCCCGCATGGGCCCAATTGGTAGTTGATACCTCCATCTCTCTTCTCGGCGAAAACTCGGTGCTGGAACTTGAAAAACCGAGCATGGGAGTCGAAGATTTCGCATATTTTCTCGAAAGGGTGCCAGGCGCATTCTATCAACTGGGGTGCAGGAACGAAGAAAGAGGAATAACCCATCCCGGTCATAACGATCTATTTGACATTGACGAGGAATGCCTTCCCATTGGAGCGGCACTGCAGGCGGGCTGTGTTTTAAATTCACTCTCGCGGTTAAGCTAA
- a CDS encoding sulfurtransferase → MKKFGIAILIFVIALVGGMLWYRGRGVEVKSEIELREQEGKYADYANSDIVVSAVRAKEIMEKEEDVLIIDIRRSIAYSLGHIPGAVNVWRPDYSADDDEYPFEGMRCSKEKMEILLGSLGADENTFILLYDDRGDYDAARFWWQLDMYGHNKVALIDGGLDGWKAAGFEVTTSKPEIIPKEFRFKGEMDLQKLATLEDVKEAMSDPDSIILDVRAFNEFTGETLKSGAYRKGRIPGSIWIEYKEALNEDNTFKTADELREIYESRGVTPDKNIIVYCQSGVRSAHTTFVLTQLLGYENVRNYDGSWIEWSYYVELPIETGEPK, encoded by the coding sequence ATGAAGAAGTTCGGGATTGCTATATTAATCTTTGTTATTGCTTTGGTTGGCGGAATGCTATGGTATCGTGGCCGTGGCGTGGAGGTAAAGTCGGAAATAGAGTTAAGAGAGCAAGAGGGAAAATATGCCGATTACGCTAACTCTGATATTGTCGTGTCTGCGGTAAGGGCAAAGGAGATAATGGAAAAAGAAGAAGATGTGTTGATAATAGATATTAGAAGATCCATTGCCTACTCCTTAGGTCATATTCCAGGAGCCGTCAATGTGTGGAGACCTGATTACAGCGCGGATGATGACGAATACCCCTTTGAAGGCATGAGATGCAGCAAAGAAAAGATGGAGATATTATTGGGAAGTTTGGGTGCTGACGAAAATACCTTCATACTTTTGTACGATGACAGGGGAGATTATGACGCCGCAAGATTTTGGTGGCAGTTAGATATGTATGGGCACAATAAGGTTGCTTTGATAGATGGAGGATTAGATGGCTGGAAAGCTGCCGGTTTCGAAGTGACGACGAGCAAGCCGGAAATCATTCCGAAAGAGTTCAGGTTTAAAGGAGAAATGGATTTACAAAAATTAGCAACATTAGAAGATGTCAAAGAAGCAATGTCCGACCCGGATTCCATAATACTTGACGTGAGAGCCTTTAATGAATTCACGGGAGAAACATTGAAAAGTGGTGCATACAGAAAAGGCAGAATTCCCGGTAGCATCTGGATAGAGTACAAGGAAGCGCTTAATGAAGACAATACCTTCAAAACAGCGGATGAGCTGAGAGAAATATACGAATCTAGGGGTGTAACTCCCGATAAAAATATAATAGTTTATTGTCAATCGGGAGTACGTTCTGCGCACACTACTTTCGTTCTGACTCAATTGCTTGGTTACGAAAACGTGAGGAACTATGATGGCTCTTGGATCGAGTGGAGTTACTACGTAGAGTTGCCGATAGAGACGGGAGAGCCAAAGTAA
- a CDS encoding TIGR04283 family arsenosugar biosynthesis glycosyltransferase: MARIAVFTKYPESGKVKTRLAKDIGEDKAARLQKEMTEFALSNLWPLISRGHKLEVRFDGATLDQMISWLGDGLEYVQQGDGELGVRMARAIADGLKKDKEPVIVVGSDCPEINAELVLEAIEACKHSDIVIGPAFDGGYYLIGMKNFEPDLFEHITWGSSTVFEETIRKAKKLGLSVCSLTLLKDVDRFGDIEIFDKAKRKIGWQGLPFISVIIPTLNEERNIAKTLENARGVKVERIVADGGSTDRTRDVVKKCNVKLIYSKKGRAVQQNAGAQYAKGKILLFLHADSSLPGGFDSAIRQAYVNNFSFGTFSLGIDASGLGFRATEMIANARSKYLGLPYGDQAIFVDKKLFEDVGGFPIVPIMEDFLLIKNLTKESGNKPTILPQKVMTSPRRWQQYGLCKVFFVNQLIILGYYAGVSLEVLAEFYKKPSMQMGKAIVYELLKKFLHIKNNA; the protein is encoded by the coding sequence ATGGCACGCATAGCGGTTTTCACGAAGTACCCCGAAAGCGGCAAGGTAAAAACACGCCTTGCAAAAGATATCGGAGAGGACAAGGCAGCACGGCTGCAAAAAGAAATGACAGAATTCGCCCTTTCCAATTTATGGCCTTTAATTTCTCGGGGCCATAAATTGGAGGTCAGATTTGACGGAGCTACTTTAGACCAGATGATCTCTTGGCTTGGCGACGGGCTTGAATACGTACAACAAGGTGACGGAGAACTTGGTGTCCGCATGGCACGGGCTATAGCAGATGGCTTAAAAAAAGACAAAGAACCTGTTATCGTCGTAGGAAGCGATTGTCCTGAGATCAACGCTGAGCTAGTTTTGGAAGCAATCGAAGCTTGCAAACACAGCGATATCGTTATCGGCCCTGCCTTCGACGGTGGATACTATTTGATCGGTATGAAAAACTTTGAGCCCGATTTATTTGAACATATTACCTGGGGCAGCAGTACTGTGTTCGAAGAAACCATAAGAAAAGCAAAAAAGCTTGGCCTTTCTGTCTGTAGTCTTACATTGTTAAAAGATGTAGACAGATTTGGTGATATAGAAATATTTGATAAAGCAAAAAGAAAAATAGGTTGGCAGGGGTTGCCCTTTATCAGTGTTATTATCCCAACGTTGAACGAAGAGAGAAATATAGCTAAAACCTTAGAAAACGCCCGAGGAGTAAAGGTCGAAAGAATCGTCGCGGACGGAGGCAGCACTGATAGAACTAGGGATGTCGTTAAGAAATGTAATGTTAAGTTAATATATTCAAAAAAAGGAAGGGCCGTCCAACAAAATGCCGGTGCCCAATATGCTAAAGGCAAAATACTTTTGTTTTTGCATGCTGATTCATCTCTTCCCGGCGGATTTGACAGCGCCATAAGACAAGCCTATGTCAATAACTTTTCCTTTGGAACCTTTAGCCTAGGTATAGATGCCAGTGGCCTTGGTTTTCGTGCTACAGAAATGATCGCTAATGCAAGAAGTAAATATTTAGGCTTGCCCTATGGTGATCAAGCTATTTTCGTTGACAAAAAACTTTTCGAAGATGTCGGCGGATTTCCAATAGTACCCATCATGGAGGATTTCCTGTTGATCAAAAATTTAACTAAGGAATCAGGGAACAAGCCCACGATCCTCCCTCAAAAGGTTATGACCTCTCCAAGAAGATGGCAACAATACGGTCTTTGCAAAGTTTTCTTCGTCAACCAGCTCATCATTTTAGGATATTATGCAGGTGTTTCTCTTGAGGTACTTGCTGAATTTTATAAAAAACCATCGATGCAAATGGGAAAAGCAATAGTATACGAGCTACTTAAAAAATTTTTACACATCAAAAACAATGCCTGA
- a CDS encoding sulfurtransferase: MAMWLKKVKLFALLCLFILIRIGGTAFASDYANPDAIVSVDELHSHIEKGEVKIIDVRGGMKYKLGHIPGAVNLDFGNFIDKSSPYPYMCPSKEQVEETLRALGLKNNDTLVIYGDTPNNAAARVWWILDRYGHKNIKLLNGDIAAWESANFNKEMLSPKIEATTYIINGVDNSKYASAEDVKASLDDPNVVILDVRSYEEYTGEKLLKGAKKAGRIPGAVWVEWTQALDEKGHFKSFNALKELYESKGVTPDKTIIVYCQGGYRAAHTTFVLHRLLGYPNVKNYDGSWVEWTALDLPVETGK, translated from the coding sequence ATGGCAATGTGGTTGAAAAAGGTCAAATTGTTTGCTCTGTTATGTTTGTTTATTTTGATTAGGATTGGAGGAACCGCCTTCGCGTCAGATTATGCTAATCCCGACGCAATAGTTAGTGTCGATGAATTGCATTCGCATATCGAAAAAGGAGAGGTCAAGATTATCGACGTAAGGGGGGGAATGAAATATAAGTTGGGTCATATACCTGGAGCCGTCAACCTAGATTTCGGCAATTTCATCGACAAAAGTTCTCCCTATCCTTACATGTGTCCATCAAAAGAACAAGTTGAAGAAACTTTGAGAGCATTAGGGTTAAAAAATAATGATACGTTGGTAATATACGGAGACACTCCAAACAATGCAGCTGCCCGGGTATGGTGGATATTGGATCGCTATGGGCACAAAAACATTAAACTTTTAAACGGTGATATTGCCGCTTGGGAATCCGCCAACTTTAACAAGGAAATGCTATCCCCCAAGATTGAAGCCACGACTTACATTATAAATGGCGTGGATAATTCAAAGTATGCATCAGCTGAAGATGTAAAAGCTTCCTTAGATGACCCTAACGTCGTAATTTTGGACGTGAGATCATATGAAGAATACACTGGAGAAAAACTTCTCAAGGGTGCCAAAAAAGCGGGACGTATTCCCGGAGCCGTTTGGGTTGAATGGACTCAGGCTCTGGATGAAAAGGGGCACTTTAAATCATTTAACGCACTTAAGGAACTTTATGAATCTAAGGGTGTTACTCCCGATAAAACAATTATCGTATATTGCCAGGGAGGCTATCGTGCGGCACATACAACATTTGTGCTACATCGCCTCTTAGGATACCCCAACGTCAAGAATTACGATGGATCATGGGTAGAGTGGACAGCTTTGGACTTACCTGTGGAAACGGGAAAGTAA
- a CDS encoding TVP38/TMEM64 family protein, producing MTVNNLKNQKTKNSSGNIKRVLTAVVIIGAIILILHRLGVFSYLTLENISRIREWILSFGIWGPVIYIILWIAACVFFLPGLPVALVGGIAFGPLWATVYSSIGSTLGATAAFLIARYVARNMVEEWVNKSPQLKKIDEGVKKHGWRMLMITRLVPIFPFNVQNYVYGLTKISLTTYMLVSWICMLPGTIAYSFAGGSLSQGGDMKQTFIYLSIAAVFFVIISLIPGWIRKKKGDVIDNV from the coding sequence ATGACTGTAAATAACCTAAAAAATCAAAAAACGAAAAATTCCTCCGGCAACATTAAAAGAGTCTTGACTGCAGTAGTCATTATTGGGGCTATCATATTGATACTGCATAGACTAGGCGTTTTTTCCTACTTGACTCTTGAAAATATTTCAAGGATAAGAGAATGGATTTTAAGTTTTGGAATTTGGGGACCCGTTATTTATATAATCCTATGGATAGCGGCCTGTGTCTTCTTTTTGCCGGGATTGCCTGTTGCATTAGTGGGAGGGATTGCCTTCGGCCCCCTTTGGGCAACTGTTTATTCCTCTATCGGTTCTACGTTGGGAGCAACTGCAGCTTTCCTTATAGCCCGATATGTGGCGAGAAACATGGTGGAAGAATGGGTAAACAAATCTCCACAGCTCAAGAAAATCGACGAAGGCGTAAAAAAACACGGATGGCGTATGCTTATGATCACGAGATTGGTTCCTATTTTTCCTTTTAACGTACAAAATTACGTATATGGATTGACAAAAATATCGCTGACAACTTACATGTTGGTATCATGGATTTGCATGTTGCCCGGCACCATAGCCTATAGCTTTGCTGGAGGGTCTCTGTCTCAGGGAGGAGATATGAAGCAGACATTTATTTATTTGAGCATAGCCGCAGTCTTCTTCGTAATTATATCTTTAATTCCCGGCTGGATTCGAAAGAAAAAAGGTGACGTTATAGATAACGTCTAA